One genomic segment of Microcella indica includes these proteins:
- the ctaE gene encoding aa3-type cytochrome oxidase subunit III yields the protein MTSTSLSSSLSAPTINRPNVVAVGTIVWLGSEVMFFAGLFAIYFTLRSTSPDLWTAGTEKLNVPFAATITTILVLSSVTAQFGVFAAERLQPRRTGWKPTQWGMIEWFFLTYAMGAVFVAGQVYEYSVLVSEFVTLNSDAFGSAFYLTTGFHGLHVTGGLIAFLLVIGRAYAVKIFTHQDATSAIVVSYYWHFVDVVWIGLFLVIYILQ from the coding sequence GTGACCAGCACCTCTCTCTCCAGTTCGCTCAGCGCGCCCACGATCAACCGACCGAATGTCGTCGCCGTGGGCACGATCGTCTGGCTGGGTAGCGAAGTCATGTTCTTCGCCGGCCTCTTTGCGATCTACTTCACGCTCAGGTCGACCTCCCCCGACCTGTGGACGGCGGGCACGGAGAAGCTCAACGTCCCCTTCGCCGCGACGATCACGACGATTCTGGTGCTCTCCTCGGTCACCGCGCAGTTCGGCGTCTTCGCCGCCGAGCGCCTGCAGCCGCGACGCACGGGTTGGAAGCCCACGCAGTGGGGCATGATCGAGTGGTTCTTCCTCACCTACGCCATGGGCGCGGTCTTCGTCGCCGGCCAGGTCTACGAATACTCGGTGCTCGTGAGCGAGTTCGTGACCCTCAACTCCGACGCTTTCGGCTCGGCCTTCTACCTCACGACCGGCTTCCACGGCCTCCACGTGACCGGCGGCCTCATCGCCTTCCTCCTGGTAATCGGGCGCGCGTATGCCGTGAAGATCTTCACACATCAGGATGCGACCAGCGCGATCGTGGTTTCCTATTACTGGCACTTCGTCGACGTGGTCTGGATCGGCCTGTTCCTCGTCATCTACATCCTGCAATAG
- the trpD gene encoding anthranilate phosphoribosyltransferase: protein MPATLTWPTLLTRLLEREDFSIADASWAMRQVMSGEVTEAQLAGFLVALRAKGETVDEIVGFRDAALAHAREVSIPPMVLDIVGTGGDPYGAVVNVSSIASIVAAATGVPVAKHGNKGASSASGASDVLGVLGIDLELDPDGVARVFDEVGLTYLHAPTFHPGFRHAGPARRELGVSTVFNILGPLCNPARPEASAVGVAHLDRVPLMVGVFRTRGATALLYRGDDGIDKLTTTGHSHVWEVSRGSVTEHDLDPSDLGIATAQIDDLLGSTPEHNAGLARAVLAGESGPVRDIVLLNAAAGLVSFALAQDPDQVRRPLVERLGEQLAVAADAVDSGRAAAKLDAWAHATQSGRA, encoded by the coding sequence ATGCCCGCGACGCTCACCTGGCCGACTTTGCTCACGAGACTCCTCGAGCGCGAGGATTTCTCGATCGCCGACGCGTCCTGGGCGATGCGCCAGGTCATGTCGGGGGAGGTCACCGAGGCGCAGCTCGCCGGCTTCCTCGTCGCGCTTCGGGCGAAGGGCGAGACGGTCGACGAGATCGTCGGGTTTCGGGATGCTGCGCTCGCGCATGCACGTGAGGTGAGCATCCCGCCCATGGTTCTCGACATCGTGGGAACCGGGGGAGACCCGTACGGCGCCGTCGTCAACGTCTCCTCAATCGCGTCGATCGTCGCGGCGGCGACGGGCGTACCCGTCGCCAAGCACGGCAACAAGGGTGCGAGCTCGGCCTCGGGCGCCTCGGATGTGCTCGGCGTGCTCGGCATCGACCTCGAGCTCGACCCCGACGGGGTTGCGCGCGTCTTCGACGAGGTGGGGCTCACCTACCTGCACGCGCCGACCTTTCACCCCGGGTTCCGCCATGCCGGGCCGGCGCGGCGTGAACTCGGAGTGTCCACGGTCTTCAACATCCTCGGCCCGCTGTGCAATCCGGCCCGCCCGGAGGCGTCGGCCGTCGGCGTCGCTCACCTCGACCGCGTGCCGCTCATGGTGGGCGTGTTTCGCACGCGGGGCGCGACGGCACTGCTGTATCGCGGCGATGACGGCATCGACAAGCTCACGACGACGGGGCATTCGCACGTGTGGGAGGTCTCACGCGGCTCGGTGACGGAGCACGACCTCGACCCCAGCGACCTGGGCATCGCGACCGCGCAGATCGACGACCTGCTGGGGTCGACGCCGGAGCACAACGCGGGTCTCGCGCGCGCGGTGCTCGCGGGGGAGTCGGGCCCGGTGCGCGACATCGTGCTGCTCAACGCGGCTGCGGGGCTCGTCTCGTTCGCCCTCGCGCAGGATCCCGATCAGGTGCGCAGACCGCTCGTCGAGCGTCTGGGGGAGCAGCTCGCGGTCGCGGCTGACGCGGTGGACTCGGGGCGCGCCGCGGCGAAGCTCGACGCGTGGGCCCACGCGACGCAGTCGGGGCGTGCCTGA
- a CDS encoding VOC family protein yields the protein MSARQLRLVIQVDDYDAAVAFWRDALGLEETAAFEGEGDARVMILEVGRATLELANAAQVDLIDRIETDGHHSPPLRVAVEVDDSVGVSTELQEAGATVVASARETPWKSLNARLIAPDGVELTLFQELGGGPSVRTDR from the coding sequence ATGAGTGCGCGTCAGCTTCGGTTGGTCATCCAGGTGGACGACTACGACGCCGCGGTCGCCTTCTGGCGCGACGCGCTCGGTCTCGAGGAGACGGCCGCTTTCGAGGGCGAGGGGGATGCCCGCGTCATGATTCTCGAGGTGGGGCGCGCGACGCTCGAGCTCGCCAACGCCGCGCAGGTCGACCTCATCGACCGCATCGAGACCGACGGGCATCACAGCCCGCCGTTGCGCGTCGCCGTCGAGGTCGACGACTCTGTCGGTGTCAGCACCGAGCTACAGGAGGCTGGCGCCACCGTCGTCGCGTCGGCACGCGAGACGCCGTGGAAATCGCTCAACGCCCGACTGATCGCGCCGGACGGGGTCGAGCTCACCCTCTTCCAGGAGCTCGGCGGAGGCCCTTCGGTGCGTACGGACCGCTGA
- a CDS encoding YchJ family protein has protein sequence MPTRCPCLSGLPYDECCGRLHREDSHAATAEQLMRSRFSAFAVGDAEYLLATWHRSTRPPALELDPELRWYRLDILGLSAGGPLDREGRVEFEAFYRSPAGAGSQRENSSFLREDGRWYYVSALD, from the coding sequence ATGCCGACGCGCTGTCCCTGCCTCAGCGGGCTGCCCTACGACGAGTGCTGTGGCCGACTGCACCGCGAAGACTCGCACGCTGCGACCGCCGAGCAGCTCATGCGCTCGCGCTTCAGCGCCTTCGCGGTCGGTGACGCCGAGTACCTGCTCGCCACGTGGCATCGCTCGACGCGCCCGCCAGCTCTCGAACTCGATCCCGAACTGCGCTGGTACCGACTCGACATCCTCGGTTTGAGTGCCGGTGGGCCGCTCGATCGCGAGGGCAGGGTCGAGTTCGAAGCGTTCTACCGCTCCCCCGCCGGCGCCGGGTCTCAGCGCGAGAACAGCAGCTTCCTCCGCGAGGACGGACGTTGGTACTACGTGTCTGCATTGGACTGA
- a CDS encoding SurA N-terminal domain-containing protein — protein MTRRTTTVWAAGAALCLLGIAGCTMASTDEDTSSADDSSSEQQESGAPDLASIPEVVAEIDGEAISREDFLQAYSSQYAQASLQAQQTGVPVDESALQREVAENLVTVELLEREAEREGIEASEADVDRLAETLAAQNQLGSVEELFDLLAKQGLNEEQAREELTAQATIDAVIATEVGELTFTEDELRELYEAVLAQQEESGAAAEVIPPFEDVRDQLQQQATAQERSLIVEQLVASLRDEVELEFFV, from the coding sequence ATGACCAGACGAACGACCACCGTGTGGGCGGCAGGAGCCGCTCTTTGCCTTCTCGGCATCGCGGGATGCACGATGGCGTCGACGGACGAGGACACGTCTTCGGCGGATGACTCGTCGAGTGAGCAGCAGGAGAGTGGGGCACCCGACCTGGCGAGCATTCCCGAGGTCGTCGCCGAGATCGACGGCGAGGCGATCTCGAGGGAGGACTTCCTTCAGGCGTACTCGTCTCAGTACGCGCAAGCATCGCTGCAGGCTCAGCAGACCGGGGTGCCGGTCGACGAGTCAGCTCTGCAGCGCGAGGTGGCGGAGAACCTCGTCACCGTCGAACTGCTGGAGCGGGAAGCGGAACGAGAGGGGATCGAGGCGTCGGAGGCCGACGTTGATCGCCTCGCGGAGACGCTGGCCGCGCAGAATCAGCTCGGCTCCGTGGAGGAGCTGTTCGACCTGCTCGCTAAGCAGGGTCTGAATGAGGAGCAGGCTCGAGAGGAACTTACGGCACAGGCCACGATCGACGCGGTGATCGCCACGGAGGTCGGTGAGCTCACGTTCACAGAGGACGAGCTACGCGAGCTCTACGAGGCCGTCCTCGCCCAGCAGGAGGAGTCAGGCGCGGCCGCGGAGGTGATTCCACCGTTCGAGGATGTGCGCGACCAGCTGCAGCAACAGGCAACGGCGCAGGAGCGTTCGCTCATCGTCGAGCAACTCGTAGCCTCGCTGCGTGACGAGGTCGAGCTGGAGTTCTTCGTCTAG
- the qcrC gene encoding cytochrome bc1 complex diheme cytochrome c subunit, translated as MALTSAASPRRAGRRSPLATTALLVVGLLATGGAYALVTASATADAKAASAQIVEEGGKLFATNCASCHGLLGQGTAAGPSVIGVGALAVDFQVGTGRMPLAASGPQAEVKPAQFTQEQIDAMAAWVAELAPGPAIPADRYVEGDGNAANGAQLFRTNCAMCHNVAGAGGALTEGKWAPGLANIDPVYVYAAMVTGPQNMPVFSDLNLSPEEKNDIITYLRYIDENPSVGGFDLGSLGPVSEGLFIWIFGLGGLVAVTIWLTAKSN; from the coding sequence ATGGCACTCACCTCCGCAGCATCGCCCCGGCGGGCCGGCCGTCGTAGCCCACTGGCCACAACCGCCCTGCTCGTGGTCGGGCTGCTCGCGACCGGGGGTGCTTACGCGCTCGTCACCGCTTCGGCGACGGCAGACGCAAAAGCAGCTAGCGCCCAGATCGTCGAAGAAGGCGGCAAGCTCTTCGCTACGAATTGCGCGAGCTGCCACGGCCTCCTGGGGCAGGGCACCGCAGCCGGGCCGAGCGTGATCGGGGTCGGCGCTCTCGCAGTCGACTTCCAGGTCGGCACGGGACGCATGCCCCTGGCCGCGTCGGGCCCGCAGGCCGAGGTCAAGCCCGCTCAATTCACGCAGGAGCAGATCGATGCGATGGCCGCATGGGTCGCCGAACTCGCCCCGGGCCCCGCGATCCCCGCAGACCGCTATGTCGAAGGCGACGGCAACGCCGCCAACGGCGCCCAGCTGTTCCGCACCAACTGCGCCATGTGCCACAACGTGGCCGGCGCGGGGGGCGCCTTGACGGAGGGCAAGTGGGCGCCGGGCCTGGCCAATATCGACCCCGTGTATGTCTACGCCGCCATGGTCACGGGCCCCCAGAACATGCCGGTCTTCAGCGACCTCAACCTGTCGCCTGAGGAGAAGAACGACATCATCACGTACCTGCGGTACATCGATGAGAACCCGTCAGTCGGCGGTTTCGATCTCGGTAGCCTGGGCCCCGTCTCGGAGGGCCTCTTCATCTGGATCTTCGGCCTCGGAGGACTCGTCGCAGTGACGATCTGGCTCACCGCCAAGTCCAACTGA
- the qcrA gene encoding cytochrome bc1 complex Rieske iron-sulfur subunit has product MAEVHEGAAGSEVEKHESTAPRSATAVVRADRIPNPGFPPERLRVTDLDPKKEKQAERTVSGLFLLSIVGSIIAVVAYIVLPIEEGNPGSVRLNNLFLGVGITLGLLGIGIGAVHWSKALMHGHELVEQRHPTRGSDESRTRAVEIFRESNKESGFTRRSLVRNTLIGALVATPIPAVALFRDLAPEEDPIALLKQTMWEEGTRLALDPSGVPIRASDVTIGSVFHVIPEGLAELESHRLEEKAKAAVLLMRLPPDELNIREGRETWSYDGIVAYSKICTHVGCPVALYEQQTHHLLCPCHQSQFDVANHCEVIFGPAARPLPQLPITVDDEGYLVARRDFEEPVGPSFWEREL; this is encoded by the coding sequence ATGGCGGAGGTTCACGAGGGAGCCGCGGGCTCGGAGGTCGAGAAGCACGAGAGCACAGCGCCCAGGTCGGCGACTGCGGTCGTGCGTGCTGATCGCATCCCCAACCCCGGCTTCCCGCCGGAGCGCCTGAGGGTCACCGATCTCGACCCGAAGAAGGAGAAGCAGGCGGAGCGCACCGTGAGCGGGCTCTTCCTGCTGTCGATCGTGGGCAGCATCATCGCCGTCGTCGCGTACATCGTGCTCCCCATCGAGGAGGGCAACCCAGGCTCGGTCCGCCTCAACAACCTCTTCCTCGGCGTCGGCATCACCCTCGGCCTCCTCGGCATCGGCATCGGTGCCGTGCACTGGTCGAAGGCGCTCATGCACGGCCACGAGCTCGTCGAGCAACGCCACCCCACGCGCGGCAGCGACGAATCGCGCACGCGCGCCGTCGAGATCTTCCGCGAGTCCAACAAGGAGTCGGGCTTCACGCGTCGCAGCCTCGTGCGCAACACCCTCATCGGTGCTCTCGTGGCCACGCCGATCCCCGCAGTCGCCCTGTTCCGCGACCTCGCGCCAGAGGAAGACCCGATCGCGCTCCTCAAGCAAACGATGTGGGAGGAGGGCACGCGCCTCGCCCTCGATCCCTCGGGCGTGCCCATCCGGGCTTCCGACGTCACCATCGGCTCCGTGTTCCACGTCATTCCCGAGGGCCTAGCCGAGCTCGAGTCGCACCGCCTGGAGGAGAAGGCGAAGGCCGCCGTGCTCCTCATGCGCCTCCCTCCGGACGAGCTCAACATCCGCGAGGGCCGCGAGACCTGGTCGTACGACGGCATCGTCGCCTACTCCAAGATCTGCACGCACGTGGGGTGCCCCGTTGCGCTGTACGAGCAGCAGACGCACCACCTGCTGTGCCCCTGCCACCAGTCCCAGTTCGACGTCGCGAACCACTGCGAGGTCATCTTCGGGCCGGCGGCACGCCCTCTTCCCCAGCTCCCGATCACTGTGGACGACGAGGGTTACCTAGTCGCGCGACGCGACTTCGAAGAACCTGTGGGACCGAGTTTCTGGGAGCGTGAACTGTGA
- a CDS encoding DUF2200 domain-containing protein — protein MATAPATLERVARMTVATVYPLYVAKLERKGRTKAELDEVITWLTGFDNATIARYVSEEATFAEFFEQSRFNPNASLITGVICGVRVEEIEEPLMQRVRYLDKLVDELAKGKAMEKVLRN, from the coding sequence ATGGCCACCGCACCCGCAACCCTCGAGCGGGTCGCCCGCATGACCGTCGCGACCGTGTACCCGCTCTACGTCGCGAAGCTTGAGCGCAAGGGCCGCACTAAGGCCGAGCTCGACGAGGTCATCACGTGGCTGACCGGGTTCGACAACGCGACGATCGCACGGTATGTGAGCGAGGAGGCGACGTTCGCCGAGTTCTTCGAGCAGTCACGGTTCAACCCGAACGCATCGCTCATCACCGGCGTGATCTGCGGCGTGCGAGTCGAAGAGATCGAAGAACCCCTCATGCAGCGGGTGCGCTACCTCGACAAGCTCGTCGACGAGCTCGCCAAGGGAAAGGCAATGGAGAAGGTGCTGCGGAACTGA
- the qcrB gene encoding cytochrome bc1 complex cytochrome b subunit, whose protein sequence is MSTTAAAPATGSTEAVPSRGMRFTGWAANYVDERTSASTAVKALGRKIFPDHWSFMLGEVALYSFIVILLSGTFLTFFFDPSMTEVEYEGSYLPLNGIPMSVAYATSLDISFEIRGGLLMRQVHHWAALLFVASIGLHMLRVFFTGAFRKPRELNWIVGFLLFVMAMALGFTGYSLPDDLLSGNGLRIIDGMIKAVPVAGGWISYLLFGNEFPGTDIIPRLYVLHIMLLPAITIALIGIHMVLLVVNKHTQFAAPGRTNDNVVGAPVMPVFAAKAGGFFFIVFGVIVLIASFFTINPIWNYGPYDPSPVSAGTQPDWYIGFADGALRLIPSNLESVIFGYTWSWGVLIPLVGLVLFLAVVALYPFLEAWVSGDKREHHIAERPRNAPARTAIGAAGVVFYAVLWAAASSDLIATHFRLSIEGVILALQTLAIAGPIIAYLVTKRVCLALQRKDREIALHGFESGRIVRLPGGEYIEVHEQLDDYERWKLVSYEEYQPLMVRPDDRGRITVRQRVRAGLSRWFFEDRIAPVTVRELEQQKH, encoded by the coding sequence GTGAGCACCACTGCCGCTGCACCCGCCACCGGGTCGACCGAGGCCGTGCCGTCGCGCGGCATGCGGTTCACCGGCTGGGCGGCGAATTACGTCGACGAGCGGACGAGCGCGTCCACGGCCGTCAAGGCCCTGGGGCGCAAGATCTTCCCCGACCACTGGTCGTTCATGCTCGGCGAGGTCGCTCTCTACAGCTTCATCGTCATCCTCCTGAGCGGCACCTTCCTCACCTTCTTCTTCGACCCCTCGATGACCGAGGTCGAGTACGAGGGCTCCTACCTGCCGCTCAACGGCATTCCGATGTCCGTCGCTTACGCGACCTCGCTCGACATCTCGTTCGAGATCCGCGGCGGACTCCTCATGCGCCAGGTCCACCACTGGGCCGCACTGCTGTTCGTCGCCTCCATCGGCTTACACATGCTGCGCGTGTTTTTCACGGGTGCCTTCCGCAAGCCGCGCGAGCTCAACTGGATCGTCGGCTTCCTGCTCTTCGTCATGGCGATGGCGCTGGGCTTCACGGGCTACTCGCTCCCCGACGACCTCCTCTCGGGCAACGGCCTGCGCATCATCGACGGCATGATCAAGGCGGTTCCCGTCGCCGGCGGCTGGATCTCCTACCTGCTGTTCGGCAACGAGTTCCCCGGCACCGACATCATCCCGCGCCTCTACGTGCTCCACATCATGCTGCTGCCGGCGATCACGATCGCTCTCATCGGTATTCACATGGTTCTGCTCGTGGTCAACAAGCACACTCAGTTCGCCGCGCCGGGCCGCACCAATGACAACGTCGTGGGCGCCCCCGTCATGCCGGTGTTCGCCGCCAAGGCCGGTGGGTTCTTCTTCATCGTCTTCGGCGTCATCGTGCTGATCGCGTCATTCTTCACGATCAACCCGATCTGGAACTACGGGCCGTACGACCCCTCCCCCGTCTCGGCCGGCACCCAGCCGGACTGGTACATCGGCTTCGCGGACGGCGCCTTGCGACTTATCCCGTCGAACCTGGAGTCGGTCATCTTCGGCTACACCTGGTCGTGGGGTGTGCTCATCCCGTTGGTCGGCCTCGTGCTGTTCCTCGCCGTCGTGGCGCTCTACCCGTTCCTCGAGGCATGGGTGAGCGGCGACAAGCGCGAGCACCACATCGCTGAGCGCCCTCGCAACGCCCCAGCCCGCACCGCCATCGGCGCCGCCGGCGTGGTGTTCTACGCCGTGCTGTGGGCTGCTGCGAGCTCAGACCTCATCGCGACGCACTTCCGGCTGTCGATCGAGGGGGTGATCCTCGCCCTGCAGACCCTCGCCATCGCGGGCCCCATCATCGCGTACCTCGTCACGAAGCGCGTGTGCCTCGCCCTGCAGCGCAAGGATCGCGAGATTGCCCTGCACGGGTTCGAATCGGGCCGCATCGTGCGCCTGCCCGGCGGCGAGTACATCGAGGTGCACGAGCAGCTCGACGACTACGAGCGCTGGAAGCTAGTGAGCTACGAGGAGTACCAGCCGCTCATGGTCCGACCGGACGACCGCGGACGCATCACCGTCCGTCAGCGCGTCCGTGCCGGTCTCTCGCGCTGGTTCTTCGAAGACCGCATCGCGCCCGTCACGGTGCGCGAGCTGGAGCAGCAGAAGCACTAG
- the ctaF gene encoding aa3-type cytochrome oxidase subunit IV, which yields MKTNINLFWILLVFFVALTAIYVGWSILDTGQVEWVGAVALGLCAVLSVFIAFYLRLVYRNQGGELPEDRGDADIDDGDAEQGFFPPWSWWPVVLAGGAALVFLGLAIDFWIVGYAVVIPLIALVGWVYEYYRGNFGR from the coding sequence ATGAAGACGAACATCAACCTGTTCTGGATCCTTCTGGTCTTCTTCGTCGCCCTGACCGCGATCTACGTCGGCTGGTCGATTCTCGACACCGGCCAGGTCGAGTGGGTCGGCGCCGTGGCCCTGGGCCTGTGCGCCGTGCTTTCGGTGTTCATCGCCTTCTACTTGAGACTCGTCTACCGCAATCAGGGTGGCGAGCTGCCGGAGGACCGTGGTGACGCCGACATCGATGACGGCGATGCCGAGCAGGGCTTCTTCCCGCCGTGGAGTTGGTGGCCCGTCGTCCTCGCCGGCGGTGCCGCACTGGTCTTCCTGGGTCTGGCGATCGATTTCTGGATCGTGGGCTACGCGGTCGTCATCCCTCTCATCGCCCTCGTGGGCTGGGTGTACGAGTACTACCGCGGCAACTTCGGGCGCTGA
- a CDS encoding GNAT family N-acetyltransferase codes for MIVRSAASADADAVFALVRQLGAAFVPVRAAFDESFAALVDGADDSGAFLYVAEDDEGAVSGYALTTVARLLSTNGLSAQLQEIAVDEAVRGQDLGTQLVHAVETECVRRGVRQLTVAARRAGGFYDRLGYTQNAEYMRRVF; via the coding sequence ATGATCGTGCGTTCTGCGGCCTCCGCTGATGCGGACGCGGTGTTCGCCCTCGTACGGCAGCTCGGCGCGGCTTTCGTGCCCGTTCGAGCGGCCTTCGACGAGAGCTTCGCGGCACTCGTGGATGGGGCGGACGATTCCGGCGCCTTCCTCTATGTGGCGGAGGACGACGAGGGGGCGGTGAGCGGCTACGCGCTCACGACGGTCGCCCGCCTTCTGTCGACCAACGGACTCTCGGCCCAGTTGCAGGAGATCGCCGTGGATGAAGCGGTGCGGGGGCAGGATCTGGGTACGCAGCTCGTGCATGCCGTCGAGACCGAGTGCGTGCGCCGTGGTGTACGCCAGCTCACCGTCGCCGCTCGGAGAGCCGGCGGCTTCTACGACCGACTCGGCTACACGCAGAACGCCGAATACATGCGACGGGTCTTCTAG